CATGGAAATTGTGTTGCCAGAGGTGAAAATAATACAGAAGACAGACAAACTAAGAGCGTCCTGGAGCAGGTGAAACTGGACCACGttcaaagaaaacagtcttCAAAGAACAAGGAGGTTCTCGGACTGCGTTCAAATAACGAAAACCATCTCTGTCAGAGCTTGGTGTACCCGAAGACTCTGTTTCATGGGCTAATGCCTTGCGTAGCTCAAGAAAACCCCCCAGTACCAAAAAGCATCTCTTCTGGAACATTAATGACTATTAATAGTCCAACAGTGCTCAGTACTAACCAGGTGTTAGTCTCAACTATGGTAGACTGTGTTACAGATGTATCTGATCTAGACTCATACATTGCTACTGACAGTGAGACTGTGCTTGGAGAATGGGAAGGCAACATGGTCATACCTGCAGTGGACGAGGGCCGGTCTTACGATTCTGTTGTTCTGGAAGACCCTGAAAAAACTGACTCTGTGAGGAGTCCTAACTGGACTTTTTCACAaaaattccagcagcaggaggatGGCGTCTTGACAAATTCAAAGACGTCAAATGAGGTTTTGTTTCAACGTCCCAACCCTGCAGTACGGTCTACTGCAAATGTATCAGTTTGCCCTTCAAATAGGACTACATGTAGGGTTCCAAATTTTTCCAGCCCTGCCATTAGACCTGCAAAAGGTGCTAAGCAAACATCTCTTTCAAGCATGTCATTCTTTACAAAACCCCAGAAAGGCAGCAGGTGTTCTAATAGTACACTAACCTATTCAAGACTCGGTGTGAACAAATCTGACAGTTCTCTTACAGTCTACAAAAATCCAGTTTGCCCCAGTAATTCCAGCTTGTCCTCGAACAGGTCTGATGCTGGCTCTGCTCCCCCTCCTGTCCTGGCCTCACTCGTCAGCGGGAGCAGTAGCGGGAAAGTCACGCCTCCGCTGTGCGGCTGTGGCCGCAGAAGCAAGCGGCTCAGAGTCTCCAACGGCGGGCCAAATCACGGCAGAGCCTTCTACCGCTGCCCGGCTGGACCAACAGTCTCGGGACGCAACGGGAATTGTGGTTTTTTCAAGTGGGAGGCGGCACTGGGCAAAGGGAAACCCGCTGCAGCCGCCTGGTCTCGGAGCTGGGACTGTAGAGACCGCTCCACTTCGTCCGAGCAGAGTTTTGCTGGTGGGGGTTCAGATTCTGCTCAACACAGAAGTCTGAGACCCTCTTTAAGGACTTAGTCAATAGCAGCTGTGTAATTCCCATCTTGATTTTATTAATAGGCTGGAAAGGTAAATTTGTCATTACCATTGTTATCTCTTAAAGAtatatgtaggtttttgctTGTACTTGAATACAAGTTTGACACTAAACCTACAATTGTTTAAGATGTATTAACAGGGTActtctatatttttatttggtGGTGCTATTACATATTACATGCTTTTAACCAGTTTGTCAAACATACTGAtttttatattgcttttttatttattactgcATCATGGTGTACTTCTGAAAGCATTCTGCACAAATGATTGAAAGTGACTATTTATGCGTCCTGTACGTAGTTGCAAGTGCACTATGGGAATACTGTTGACCTCATCTCTTATTGTCTACACAtacaattttttaattaaaattaatataaggAAATGTATGCTGGTGTTATTTtagtcatccaggtggggctgcacactggtgatggggggagtctccattagctgtaaagcgctttgagtggagggtctagaaaagcgctatataagtgtaaggattctTACTATGCTTGATAGTTAGTATGAGGTTCTTGTGGTAATATGCAGTGTTTCTTTTTCGCCAAACGTAATTTTGCATTACAGCCAAACAGCTCAAATGTGTCATCGGCCCAGAGGTCATTGTTCCAGAAGTTTTGTTAATTCAGGTGCTGTTTTGCAAACCTGAGCCTTGCAGTAATGTTCTTTTTGGAGAGAAGGGGTATTCTTCTCAAAAGCCATTCTTTTCCTACTCTAACATTGACCATATTGACAGAGGCCTGTAGATACCTGAATACAGCTCTCCAGCTATTCAACCTTCAGACTAATTTGATGACAGTTCTTGATGGTATATAATGAATCTCTCATCACTCAGTTGGGTAGAATACATCAGTTGTGGATCTCATCCTATATGTAGTCATTGATGGTGAATAACATTGTTTATATTTTGTTCCATAACTGGggtttagaatgtttttttcccccctgtttACAGTTATTACGTTTAATTTAAAAACGTCACATTTAATCACAGTTGGGTTACACTTTAATTTATAGTGCTAAATCAGTTACTTAAATAACCATACTGTAAATGGAGTTTGATTTTGCCGAGGGGAAGTGTCTTTTATTAGATCCTTCTCAGTCCAAGCATTAAGACTCAGAAAATTTAATTATATATCACTCAGCTAGAGTAAATATTTCAAAGCATAATTTTACAAAATCAGTTGTAGGAGCTTACTTTAAATAGTCTCCTTAAGTACAGACACTTACCgtatttaaaaagcttttagaGTAGGATTAGAATACAAATATAGATACTAAAATCTGTAGAACGGAGTAAATATATAAATTCAACAGACTGATGATTGAGCAAAAGTTCAATTTACTCTCgctcatttttaaaatctatgTATTTTCACAATTCCTAATTACGTTGTATTTCTGCATATGATGGCATTAGGAAAATAGGCATTTCTGCAACATCTTCTTTCTGTCttcatgtatgtacagtatatgacatttAATGTGCATTTGATCTTTTCAGATGACAGTACTGGCAGATGTACACTCGGTTTAACTGTGTCCCCATTCCTTGTTCCGCAGCTCAAGCCTTCGAATTTTACCGCTGACCGTCTTCGGCAGCTGCTCCACAAATTCAATCTTAGAAAAGAAAGCAGAAGTTAGTGTACGCCAAAATAATTTGCTTCAGAAACGCAGCTCCTGGTATGTGAAGCTACAGATCAGTTATGACTTGATATAGTTTACATCACAAGCCAAAAACTTTGGCTAAACTTGAAACTTTTACGATGACCACAATAACTGAAAACCTTAAAAATTAGAAAACCTATGAACTTACCTTGCGTGGATATTTATACGGAGCTGTAACTTGCTTTACGTGTTTCTGCAATTCTGCAGCCAGTTGTTGTTTATCATGCGCTGCGTATTCAGGAGTCAGAACAACAAAGGCCTTTACAACCTACAAAAAGTATACTCACATTATGGACTGCTCTGTACACTTCTCACCCTGCTCATTCTTTCAGTTCAGTGTTCGCTATACACTGTCCTACGCACGTACTGTAAGAGGGAATGACCTTTTCCAGAAAGGGTTGCAATAAAACGGTTTCGGCCACCTGCACAAGTCTCGGTTTCATTTACTAGATTTTCTCTTATGGTTTTTCATTCATCAAGAAAATCCCAAGTTACACCATACCTCTCCTCTCACTGGATCAGGGCTGCTTACCACAGCCGATTCTGCCACGGCTTCGTGCTCAGCCAGAGCGTTTTCTACTTCGAAAGGACCAATTCTGTAtctgaaaaacacaacaataCGATTCTGAAGCCGAACTGACTGGCAAGTCTGCAGGTTCACATGTCCAGGCCGTCTCCTCACGCCTTATGCAAGTCTGCAAAATAATGCAAGTCTGATTATATTCCACTGAAATGGAAATTTTTTCACAGAGCTCTGCTGCTTTGGCTGTGTAATATTACAACTATGTTGTGGGGTCACGGGACGTGTGTATTGAAGTGATCTGATTACCCTGCAGACAAAATGACATCATCTGCTCTCCCAAAAAACCAGAGGTAGCCATCCTCATCCATGAGGCCTCGGTCTCCAGTCAGATAGAAATCTCCTCTGTAGCACAGCGCTGTGCTCACTGCATCATCCTGTTCATGTAGTttcaaatcacaaaattaatttactgCAGTGTGCAAAGATAtattgaaattaataaaataaaacactttacagTGTATCCTGAAAAAAGGCAGAATGGCTTCTGGGGTTTCACTTTGATTGCAATGTTTCCTTCTGTACCTCGTGGAACAATATTACCCATCTCGTCTACAACCTAAAAACACAAACCCAAGTAAATATGTGTTAGATTGCTACCACAGAAAATACATCACTTTTCTATACTTGAGCTCACCGTCTGCACATccaaatgtaaaatacagtgGCTAGAATAATGTGGCAAGGTATTCAAAACCTCTTCTGTCTTTGAAATGAGGAGTAGGGATGCACATATTTTACCATATAAAGTAGTTGGTTATAATGTTGTTTATTGGTGCATCATTATAAGTTTCCACAACAGAATTGTACAAGACAGACTTACAGGAACATTTACCTGAACGTTGTAGGCTGGTGATGGTTTCCCTAAAGACCCTGGTTTGATTTTCATCCCTTTAAAAGTCCCAGCAATCAACACCTAAAACACATCATTTTAGCCATTTGTGAATATGATTGTATAGCTAAGTCATGTACTATAACTGTCCAGAGCAACACACCGTTTCTGTTTGTCCATATCCTTCATAGATGTCAAGTCCAGTGTGGTCCTTCCACTTCTCCAGCAAGTCCGGATTGACAGGTTCTCCGGCACACACGCAGTGCTTCAGGTACGGAAAGCGATACCTGCGCAGTGGGATACAATAGAGATCTGTTTGACCTCAATAATCCAGGCTGGCTTCCTCCGTTGCCTAAGTGTCTGGTCTGCAAATACATGGCATgtggcattttaaaatatttaaactggaACAGTTGGCTTTACAGAGTGATCTCCTAAAGAGAAAGATGCAGTCTCTTAAATGGTCAACCGTGGTGCAAAATGAAGTAAACCCCCTTAAGATATTGTAGTTCAACATaatcttcatcttcatcttcatctcACCAAGTCCTAATCGTAATTAAAACTAATCTCATTAGACAGCAcacagaattttattttatttaaaacatatcaAGCAGCATCCACTCTTTGTGCACCCTTTAGTTTTACCACCTCAATTAACAGGGTGTGTAGAATCAGGAGCACCAGCACGTGTAGCCGATTCAGAAACTTTGTCCGTTTGGTCTGAAACACTTAGGCTGGTTGTAACGCAGCCGAGAAAAGTCATTTCTAAACAATAAGAAGTCCATCATTCCACAGTGAGAAGGAATCTACAAGTGGAAAAATGGTAAGACCAAAGACCTTTGCCAGTCTAACCAGCAGTGGCTGTCGTACTAAATTCTCTCCAAGATCTGACTGTATGATACTGCTAGAAGTCTCAGAGAACCCCAGGGTTATATGCAGGGGTCTTCAGGCCTCCCTCGATATGGTAAATGTCAGAGTTCACGAGTCCACCATCAGGGAAAGATCGACTGAGAGGGAAACCCCTGCTCTCCAAGAAGAGCAGTGCAGCATGTCCCAAGTGTGCAAAACAGTGCTTGAATAAAAACAAGATGTCTGGAAGAATGTGCTCTGGACAGATTAGTCAAAAGTTATTTGGTCATCATGCACAATGTCATGTCAGGCGAAAACCAAACACTGTCTCTGACCAGAAGAGCCTCATACCACAACCATTAAGGACGGGGTGAGAGTTTGAGCCTCCTGTGTTCAGGACCTGGATGTCTCGCTGTCATTCAGAGTATTCTAGATGGAAATCTGAGACCATCTGCCTGACAGCTAGAGCAGAACCAAAAGTAGTCATGCAACAGGACAGGgatccaaaacacacaagcaaatgTAGGACGTACTGTAATGTCTCAAAAGGATTAAATTGAGGATtttggaatggccaagtcaaagtccagacctaaaTACCATAGAGAGGCTGCACTGGGACCTAAAGAGAGCTGTGCATGCAAGAAAGTTCTCAAACATCACCCAGCTGAAACAGTTCTGTAAGGAAGAGTGGGCTAGAATTCCTCCCAGGCGATGTGAGAGACTGGCAAACTTACAGGAAATGTGTAACTCAAGTGACTGCTGATAAAGGGGGTGCCTCTAGTTACTTGgctgagtttttaaaatgatgaaTTTCTGCGTGTCATTTGTCCAATAAGGATATTTCTATCTACTATTAGGACTTTGcgagaactacagtatgtgaagatcAGATGTCTAAATATGTCGAAATCTTAAGGGTTGGACTTTTCCACCACACTGTGTTGTGCAGCATTACAAGCTAAAAAAGCATTGTCTGTGATAGAGAAGCATGGGACAACACAACTAAACACTAGTAATATTATTGatacacaaaaaaatatatggACTGGATGAAACTGAATTTCACTCTTGGGTATAAAGGTGGTATTTGAAGCTCATCAGATGCTTCACTATTAAGATAGTGTATTTCTGATTTTCAAAAACCGCACAGCATATAAGACCACAATAGTGGAATCTTGCGATAAACTAAAAGCTGTCTTTGCAGGACACTTTTTCTTACAATGTAtgtgtggattcagattttaaagaaaaatgtttatcacCCCCAAAAAATCACATAAACAGACGTTACTTTACCTTGAAATGTCTTCTTGCATCAGCATTCTATATGCAGTAGGAGCACTGCAGAACGCTGATATAGGATACTTCGACAAGGTCTGGAAATGCAGTTAACAAAGTCACAAAGATGATAATATTACAACTGTTAGTTTTACGCAAACTAAGTTATAATGACAGTAGTACTACTTTCTTTCCGCTATCTCTGGGGCTGTTGTGACTCAAAGTAACCTGTTTCACTGAAACAGGAAGTGAAGAGCGCGGGCAGTTTGGAATACCCCCCCAGCGAGACTCACCTCCAGTACAGTTCTGGGATGAAACTGAGCCATGCGGTGCACAAACACGCAGGCGCCCTGCGTCCAGGGGGCGAAGACGCTGCTCCACGCAGACTTCGCCCAGCCCGTGTCTGAAGTGTTCCACAGCACATCCTCCTCGGTCAGGTCGAGCCAAAACCTCCCCCCAGCAGCAAGATGACGGTTAGTGGGTTTTATTTAGAAGAGTACTTAAGAGTTGTGAAAAACATCCTTCTGTTTTCTggaattcatttatttatagcAAATATGATTTTGTTCTGTGGAATGTTTTTACATTCCACAATGATTTTTGGAACAGTTTTAAAGCAAGACACATGATCCCAACTGTGACTCATTctgttaaattatgtttttggtTCCAGTTTCATTAGAGTACATTGGTATTCATCTGCAGAGcagtaaacagttttttttccaattcctTCAAAACATTTAAGTGGTCTTTCCGTGTTGCATCATACCTGCCGTTGACTGCAAGTCCAATTCCATAGCTGCAGTGGGTGTGTTGTGTCATTTTCGGAGAGCCCGTGGTGCCGCTTGTGAAGAATATGGTCATGGGATCATCACTTCTTGTCTGCATGCAGGTGTGTTCGCTTGAAACAGTCCTTCAGGGCACAGTACATAGGCAGGATTACTCATGTCCATGTgctgaacagcagcagcaacggCAAAAACCAATATAAACATATTCTCTCGGATGCATTAACATGACCATCAGTTAGAACAACGGGACAGGATATACCATGGCtactgtgtttgtttttagttctaatatgaaacagaaaagatttaagatgttttactTAGAGAGCTCCGTGAGATTCATCCACCCATCTTGCTTCTTGTTCGACACAAGAAGCTTAGCTTTCAGCCAGGAACATTCGGGGGAAATGGCGTCGATCACTGGAGCCAGGGACTCATCCGTAATGATGCACTTGGCTTGGGACACACGGAGTCTCTGAAGAATATCTCGAGCTGTCAGCTGGGAGGTTCCAGGTATCAGGACTGTACCTATGCGAGAAGGAATTTAGCTCACAAGCGAGAAGTGTCAATGTGCTTGTTAAACATTCATGGTTAATGCTACAAAGATCACATAATTATATTTAGTGAGGGCTCATAGATCAGAGGAATACAAATGTATAAAACTCTCCAAGGAGAGAATAAATAGTGACCATTTTGGAGTGTTCTCTTTTTAAGGGGGAATGCAGTTAAGCTTTACGTTTGAGTGAATTTCTTACACATGCATGCAGGTTCAAAATGTCTGTCATGAGTCAGTTCCCACCTCCACTATAGCTACCGACCTGTTCTCATACACGCCACATTCACAAGCCACCATTCTGGGAGTCTGGGCAAAATCAAAAGCACTCGGTCTCCTCTTTGAAGATCGCAAGGGCCTGACAGAACATTGGCTGTTCTTCTGGAATGGAGGGCCAGCTCTTCAAAGGTCCATCTTATCTGATCTCCGCCGTCATTCACCCACCAGAAGGCCGGGCTCTCTGCTCTGCCTCCGAGCTGGAACAGGAGCAGACTGTTAAAGACCCTGCCAGCAGTTGGCTTGTAAAACAAGATTACTACTGGAATCATACATGCTGTATGTTTAGAAGCTAACTTCCACCAAAACTCTTGCTATACAAATCACCAAAATGTCTCCCCGTCTTTTAATGTAAATtcagtttaattttgtttagcTTAAATGGAAATCTTTCCATTTAGAAGTAAAGTTTATACATATCCTGAATGTGGGACAGATTATAAACTCAGCTGGAAAATAATTGTGTGTATTAcaacagatactgtaaatgattgCATTTTGCAGATACTGCAAActaaaaacagcaaagaaaactcaaagtataattttacCTTGCTATATGTTAATTCAAAAATGCAAGAAGTGCACTGATGACAATCAGTTTCAGCTGCTTCGTAAATAAGTCGCTCTGATGGTCAAATCACATGGCAGCATTCGATGCGTAAACACAGAGCAACTTGACATAGATTTGTAAACTGCGTTTTACCTTgatctaaatattttttgctGTTTGCTATACTATACCACTCAAATGCAATTAACAATTTTATAGGGCAACAGTTTTATAGTGCAGTTAATTTTAATACTGCACTATAGTCTAGTGAAACAATGGAAAATGTCAGCGTGcacaataaaaatgacaaaaaatgtgATCAGCGTCTAGAAACATCACAccactatttacagtacatcaaaaaaATGGTAATATtcgacattttaaaaaattgccTATTTTTTAATCTGATACTGCATGAATATATTTGAGAACTGTATGTAAAGTGTCAATCTGTTacgaaaataatttcatttctgAATCCCAGAGCCCGACCTTCTCTCGTTAGCCCTTTGAGGCTCTATAGAGTGTGCTTTTCACTCACGCCTCCCAGATGGACACTGGGGTCTGCTTGTAACATCCCGTGAAGTGACTGAATGTTTTATTACCAAAAATTACTGAATTACTCTTGCAGAAAAGGCAATCAATACTTGAAAACTTAAGATCGGCCACACCATGGCCTCGTTTAACAAAGACTCAAATCATAcgttatataaaaatgtaatcatGTTCACAGGAACATTGTTGtctcaataaaccttttccttCTCTGCCCATTTGTCAATAACATCCTTCGCGAAGTTGAAATGCTCGGGGACTTGAGGATTGTGGATCTTCCTCAAGCTTTCATAGTCTTCGAAGTTTCTGGGGACAGACGAGAGGTGCCCGCGGCGCTGATGGCGTGTCCCCACAAGGGCCAAGATGGAGCGACACCCTCTTCCAGGACCTTTCAGCACTTTTAGGGAAAATGCTACCTTAGCCATGACGCAAATGAGAGTTGCGCTccctaaaaataagaataagaaatccTGAAGCATCGAGGTGTGGGAAATCGGTAACATGTTGCAGATGCATATGGTCACATTTGcattaatgtttcattttctagaCTGTTATTTCGCAAGACGGAGACCACTAATTTTGCTGCCTGACAGGATTGGACAGCTGCAGCCGCGTACCAGTTTGAGATTATCTTGTCACGTGAAAGGAATCCATATACACCCAGTCTAGTTTATTTTCGTGTCAGAAATCATTCGCAATGTCAGATTACCGAGCAAAATAACATCCC
This sequence is a window from Lepisosteus oculatus isolate fLepOcu1 chromosome 19, fLepOcu1.hap2, whole genome shotgun sequence. Protein-coding genes within it:
- the acsm3 gene encoding acyl-coenzyme A synthetase ACSM3, mitochondrial isoform X1, yielding MAKVAFSLKVLKGPGRGCRSILALVGTRHQRRGHLSSVPRNFEDYESLRKIHNPQVPEHFNFAKDVIDKWAEKEKLGGRAESPAFWWVNDGGDQIRWTFEELALHSRRTANVLSGPCDLQRGDRVLLILPRLPEWWLVNVACMRTGTVLIPGTSQLTARDILQRLRVSQAKCIITDESLAPVIDAISPECSWLKAKLLVSNKKQDGWMNLTELSKTVSSEHTCMQTRSDDPMTIFFTSGTTGSPKMTQHTHCSYGIGLAVNGRFWLDLTEEDVLWNTSDTGWAKSAWSSVFAPWTQGACVFVHRMAQFHPRTVLETLSKYPISAFCSAPTAYRMLMQEDISRYRFPYLKHCVCAGEPVNPDLLEKWKDHTGLDIYEGYGQTETVLIAGTFKGMKIKPGSLGKPSPAYNVQVVDEMGNIVPRGTEGNIAIKVKPQKPFCLFSGYTDDAVSTALCYRGDFYLTGDRGLMDEDGYLWFFGRADDVILSAGYRIGPFEVENALAEHEAVAESAVVSSPDPVRGEVVKAFVVLTPEYAAHDKQQLAAELQKHVKQVTAPYKYPRKIEFVEQLPKTVSGKIRRLELRNKEWGHS
- the eri2 gene encoding ERI1 exoribonuclease 2 isoform X1: MATKLLAKKLGLIRKRSQPSSNGAQRRPGAKQFFSYLVVIDFESTCWRDKNHCSPEIIEFPAVLLNTSNGRIDSEFHTYVQPQEHPTLSEFCTELTGIRQSQVEAGVPLKICLSQFNKWLQTLQQEENIVFVNDLVRPSDSVANPCTFVTWSDWDLGVCLQYECKRKQLHRPDALNSWIDLRAMYKSFYNRKPKGLTGALQDLGIKFSGREHSGLDDARNTAHLAWRMITDGCVMKITKCLERVKPDPGNRRANSEAARDNHHGNCVARGENNTEDRQTKSVLEQVKLDHVQRKQSSKNKEVLGLRSNNENHLCQSLVYPKTLFHGLMPCVAQENPPVPKSISSGTLMTINSPTVLSTNQVLVSTMVDCVTDVSDLDSYIATDSETVLGEWEGNMVIPAVDEGRSYDSVVLEDPEKTDSVRSPNWTFSQKFQQQEDGVLTNSKTSNEVLFQRPNPAVRSTANVSVCPSNRTTCRVPNFSSPAIRPAKGAKQTSLSSMSFFTKPQKGSRCSNSTLTYSRLGVNKSDSSLTVYKNPVCPSNSSLSSNRSDAGSAPPPVLASLVSGSSSGKVTPPLCGCGRRSKRLRVSNGGPNHGRAFYRCPAGPTVSGRNGNCGFFKWEAALGKGKPAAAAWSRSWDCRDRSTSSEQSFAGGGSDSAQHRSLRPSLRT
- the eri2 gene encoding ERI1 exoribonuclease 2 isoform X2 translates to MAPKEDQAQFFSYLVVIDFESTCWRDKNHCSPEIIEFPAVLLNTSNGRIDSEFHTYVQPQEHPTLSEFCTELTGIRQSQVEAGVPLKICLSQFNKWLQTLQQEENIVFVNDLVRPSDSVANPCTFVTWSDWDLGVCLQYECKRKQLHRPDALNSWIDLRAMYKSFYNRKPKGLTGALQDLGIKFSGREHSGLDDARNTAHLAWRMITDGCVMKITKCLERVKPDPGNRRANSEAARDNHHGNCVARGENNTEDRQTKSVLEQVKLDHVQRKQSSKNKEVLGLRSNNENHLCQSLVYPKTLFHGLMPCVAQENPPVPKSISSGTLMTINSPTVLSTNQVLVSTMVDCVTDVSDLDSYIATDSETVLGEWEGNMVIPAVDEGRSYDSVVLEDPEKTDSVRSPNWTFSQKFQQQEDGVLTNSKTSNEVLFQRPNPAVRSTANVSVCPSNRTTCRVPNFSSPAIRPAKGAKQTSLSSMSFFTKPQKGSRCSNSTLTYSRLGVNKSDSSLTVYKNPVCPSNSSLSSNRSDAGSAPPPVLASLVSGSSSGKVTPPLCGCGRRSKRLRVSNGGPNHGRAFYRCPAGPTVSGRNGNCGFFKWEAALGKGKPAAAAWSRSWDCRDRSTSSEQSFAGGGSDSAQHRSLRPSLRT
- the acsm3 gene encoding acyl-coenzyme A synthetase ACSM3, mitochondrial isoform X2 translates to MAKVAFSLKVLKGPGRGCRSILALVGTRHQRRGHLSSVPRNFEDYESLRKIHNPQVPEHFNFAKDVIDKWAEKEKLGGRAESPAFWWVNDGGDQIRWTFEELALHSRRTANVLSGPCDLQRGDRVLLILPRLPEWWLVNVACMRTGTVLIPGTSQLTARDILQRLRVSQAKCIITDESLAPVIDAISPECSWLKAKLLVSNKKQDGWMNLTELSKTVSSEHTCMQTRSDDPMTIFFTSGTTGSPKMTQHTHCSYGIGLAVNGRFWLDLTEEDVLWNTSDTGWAKSAWSSVFAPWTQGACVFVHRMAQFHPRTVLETLSKYPISAFCSAPTAYRMLMQEDISRYRFPYLKHCVCAGEPVNPDLLEKWKDHTGLDIYEGYGQTETDDAVSTALCYRGDFYLTGDRGLMDEDGYLWFFGRADDVILSAGYRIGPFEVENALAEHEAVAESAVVSSPDPVRGEVVKAFVVLTPEYAAHDKQQLAAELQKHVKQVTAPYKYPRKIEFVEQLPKTVSGKIRRLELRNKEWGHS